Genomic DNA from Eleutherodactylus coqui strain aEleCoq1 chromosome 8, aEleCoq1.hap1, whole genome shotgun sequence:
CAGTACAGtcaacagcagcacagaggatgtcaggagaggagtgcgCTGAtcacataggggggggggggtcacagactgatggttacatagtgggaggagcagagtccacagcagcacagaggatgtcaggagaggagtgtgctgatcacatgagaggACACAGACTGAGAGTTGCATAGTGGGAGCAGTAcagtccacagcagcacagaggatgtcaggagaggggtGCGCTGATCACATGGGAGGACACAGACTGAGAGTTACATAGTGGGAGCAGTAcagtccacagcagcacagaggatgtcaggacagGATTGCGCTgatcacatgggggggggggggtcacagactgatggttacatagtgggaggagcagagtccacagcagcacagaggatgtcaggagaggagtgcgCTGATCACATGGAGGGGGTCACAGACTGATGGTTACATAGTGGGAGGAGCAgagtccacagcagcacagaggatgtcaggagaggagtgcgCTGATCACATGAGAGGACACAGACTGAGAGTTACATAGTGGGAGCAGTAcagtccacagcagcacagaggatatcAGGAGAGGAGTGCACTGATCACATGGAGGAGGTCACAGACTGATGGTTACATAGTGGGAGGACCAgagtccacagcagcacagaggatgtcaggaggggagtgtgctgatcACATGGGAGGTCACAGACTGATGGTTACACAGCGGGAGGAGCAaagtccacagcagcacagaggatgtcaggagaggagtgtgctgatcACATGGGAGGTCACAGACTGATGGTTACATAGTGCGAAGAGAAGAGTCCACAGCAGCACaggggatgtcaggagaggagtgcgCTGATCACATGGAGGAGGTCACAGACTGATGGTTACACAGCGGGAGGAGCAaagtccacagcagcacagaggatgtcaggagaggagtgtgctgatcACATGGGAGGTCACAGACTGATGGTTACATAGTGTGAAGAGAAGAGTCCAAAGCAGCACaggggatgtcaggagaggagtgcgCTGATCACATGGAGGAGGTCACAGACTGATAGTTACATAGTGGGAGGAGCAgagtccacagcagcacagaggacgtCAGGAGAGGAGTGCGCTGATCACATAGGGGGGTCACAGACTGATGGTTACATAGTGGGAGGAGCAgagtccacagcagcacagaggatgtcaggagaggagtgcgCTGATCACATGAGAGGACACAGACTGAGAGTTACATAGTGGGAGCAGTAcagtccacagcagcacagaggatatcAGGAGAGGAGTGCACTGATCACATGGAGGGGGTCACAGACTGATGGTTACATAGTGGGAGGAGCAgagtccacagcagcacagaggatgtcaggaggggagtgtgctgatcACATGGGAGGTCACAGACTGATGGTTACACAGCGGGAGGAGCAaagtccacagcagcacagaggatgtcaggagaggagtgcgctgatcacatgggggggggggggtcacagactgatggttacatagtgggaggagcagtgtccacagcagcacagaggatgtcaggagaggagtgcgCTGAtcacataggggggggggggggtcacagactgatggttacatagtgggaggagcaaagtccacagcagcacagaggatgtcaggagaggagtgcgctgatcacatggggggggggggtcacagactgatggttacatagtgggaggagcagtgtccacagcagcacagaggatgtcaggagaggagtgcgCTGAtcacatagggggggggggggggggtcacagactGATGGTTACATAGTGGGAGGAGCAGAGTCCACAGCAGCATAGAGGATGTCAGATCAGTGTGCTGATCAGGGGTTCAGGGTTACAGCAGAGTGCAGCTCTGGTCTTGCGGTGTCGCCCCTGTATCGGCGGCCTCCTTTCACACCACATTGTCTTTCCCTTCTCCAGACTCCCCGACGGTGAACGTCTACACTCAGACCCCGGTGGAGTACGGAGAGAACAACAGGCTGATCTGCTACTGCACCGGTTTCCACCCGCCGCTGATCGACATGACTCTGAGGAAGAACGGGGAGGAGATCCAGAACTGCGAGGAGTCAGACCTCTCCTTCCAACAGAACTGGAAGTACTACAAGTCTAAGCACTGCAAGTTTACCCCTGAGAAAGGAGCGGTGTATGACTGCGCCGTGAGGCACAACAACGGGAAGACGCTGTTCCACGGGCTCGGTACGTCAGCGCCAATCAAATCCACTGTGTGAATACAGAACCTGGGGGGTCACATGGTTGGACACTAGAGCAGCCACAGACAGCCTGTTAGTGCAGATGGCCAGTGCCTGCAGCTCCCCTGTCCCTATGATAACACTTCTTGCTCTAGGAGATCCAGCCTTGTCATTGCATGAAAAACAAATTTGCGATCAATGTCCCCATGAAGCCGCCATTATTCAGACTGGTCAGGGTGTGGGCCCACAAACGTGCTGCGGCTTAGCGGTATCACAGGGGTTAATGGGTCCCTTTGTATAACCCTGGTAGGAAGCAGAATGAAGGCTCATTACAGAATGCTGACTGATGATTGtctactttcttcttttttttttcagaaatcttTTAA
This window encodes:
- the B2M gene encoding beta-2-microglobulin, which produces MRSAALVSGGALLLVVALSQTLAVTDSPTVNVYTQTPVEYGENNRLICYCTGFHPPLIDMTLRKNGEEIQNCEESDLSFQQNWKYYKSKHCKFTPEKGAVYDCAVRHNNGKTLFHGLEIF